CAAAAAAACGATCTTTCCCAAGAGAATAGCTTACAATTAGtagtatacataattttttaacataattaggatattaaaaaaaactaatgcCAGAATTACCtgattatttatgatattgctTTATCTCGATTGCATTGCGTAAATTTATGTCAATATCACGATACTGTGAAACAGTGGATCGAATTCTTGATTTTCCCGCCTTGTTGGGTAGTGCCATCTGGTGCCATCTCtatcattttataatctaGCTGCTCTCCTGCACCGGAGGTCTCGCTCTTTCCGGCTTGTATTCTCGCAAGCAAAGGTATGTTATGTTGACAGTTTTCTGAggatttaacttttttttttataaacaatgtatgaaaatttataatgatagAAATATAACGATTTAGCAGTTTCTACGATTTTTACTGATTATTGAGATCGGAGATTTAGAgcgataatttatattttacatgcgTGACTAGTGTACATACACACTCAcgtgtaaacttttttaaatcttatttattaaactttctttttagATGCCGTCTGTAACGTTAAAGGATGTCGATCAGCAAAAGTTTGTGAAGGCCTTCGCAGCCTTCCTCAAAAAGtaagtaagaaatatattttaggcTTGTTCTAACCTATAACTATTCGTATGTAATGTTTAGAACTCTTAACGAACTCTCTTTAGAActcttttatcatttaatattatttttttttttattattattaaaaaatttatttttatacattaatttagacaTTTATTTCCGATTTATACTGCATGTTATAATTCTATGATTCCATTTAGTAAGCTAACTTATATTTGGCAAAATGTTAGGACTGGCAAGATGCGCGTACCAGAGTGGGTAGATATTGTGAAGACGGCAAAGTTTAAGGAACTGGCACCTTATGATCCCGACTGGTACTACATAAGATGTGCTGCCTTGGTGCGTCACATCTATATTCGCAGCCCAATTGGAGTGGGTGCTGTTACTAAGATCTTTGGTGGACGTAAACGTAACGGCACTCATCCCAGTCATTTCTGCCGATCGGCGAGTGGTGTCGCACGTAAGGCATTACAAAGCTTGGAGCAGCTGAAACTGATTGAGAAAGCACCTGTTGGGGGACGTAAACTGACCAGTCAAGGACGCAGGGACTTGGATCGAATTGCCGCACAAGTTAAAGCTAAGAACAAAAAACTTAAGCTTCAAGAACTTGTaatgtaatattcttttatgtttttgtaataaaacaca
This sequence is a window from Monomorium pharaonis isolate MP-MQ-018 chromosome 3, ASM1337386v2, whole genome shotgun sequence. Protein-coding genes within it:
- the LOC105837012 gene encoding 40S ribosomal protein S19a, which codes for MPSVTLKDVDQQKFVKAFAAFLKKTGKMRVPEWVDIVKTAKFKELAPYDPDWYYIRCAALVRHIYIRSPIGVGAVTKIFGGRKRNGTHPSHFCRSASGVARKALQSLEQLKLIEKAPVGGRKLTSQGRRDLDRIAAQVKAKNKKLKLQELVM